Proteins co-encoded in one Vicia villosa cultivar HV-30 ecotype Madison, WI unplaced genomic scaffold, Vvil1.0 ctg.000121F_1_1, whole genome shotgun sequence genomic window:
- the LOC131624425 gene encoding uncharacterized protein LOC131624425, giving the protein MVRQASLEDFYKGFQLTSDVEYNLLQFADDTILFGEGTWENLCSLKVLFRGFELVSGLRINLAKTKLYAVGCDKIFQDGKGALWSGVMKAQYGDLNSRVWNYDGEAFDPKDSLWWRDLLDMCGNSRGSMHSVAVKIGSGNFARFWNSHWLGRDYLSNLFPRLLLEAGYKNDTVQDLGYWLGENWFLKVIKAQEVLGQQATGELAELHTLLADVAVCSNSEDVFVWPFDVSKSYTVRSSYNLSQRDQEGGRLDMGINQGLQLIWASQVPSKLKIFCRRVILDRIPTRNQLLRRGIIAYNKEALCAFYELHCEDPSHIFIFSPMIQNLWDRIKQWLDIDSHWAVDCCSQILVGVTTLSGKIQCKRAAVIWVTIWWCIWKVRYNIIFNNAVFDGDELFYSILWHSWWWLAIEAKDRIRSFQFSLVRVEYP; this is encoded by the exons ATGGTGAGGCAGGCTTCACTTGAAGATTTTTATAAAGGTTTCCAATTGACTAGTGATGTTGAATACAACCttttacaatttgcggatgatacaatTCTGTTTGGAGAAGGAACTTGGGAGAATTTGTGTTCCTTGAAGGTTTTATTTAGGGGATTTGAATTGGTGTCGGGTCTTAGAATTAACCTCGCTAAGACTAAATTGTATGCAGTAGGCTGTGATAAAATTTTTCAGGATG GTAAGGGAGCTTTGTGGAGTGGAGTGATGAAGGCTCAATATGGAGACTTGAATTCTAGGGTTTGGAATTATGATGGTGAAGCTTTTGATCCTAAAGACTCGTTATGGTGGAGGGATCTATTGGATATGTGTGGTAATTCGAGGGGGTCAATGCATAGTGTTGCCGTCAAAATTGGTTCGGGTaactttgctcgtttttggaatTCGCATTGGCTTGGGAGAGACTATTTATCTAATCTTTTTCCAAGGCTGTTACTGGAAGCTGGTTATAAAAATGATACTGTGCAAGATTTGGGGTATTGGTTGGGTGAGAATTGGTTCTTGAAAGTTATTAAAGCGCAAGAGGTCCTCGGGCAGCAGGCGACCGGAGAGCTGGCAGAATTGCATACTCTGCTTGCGGATGTTGCAGTGTGTTCAAACAGTGAAGACGTTTTTGTTTGGCCTTTTGACGTATCAAAAAGTTATACGGTTCGCTCAAGTTATAATTTATCACAACGTGATCAAGAAGGTGGAAGGCTGGACATGGGCATTAATCAGGGGCTGCAGCTTATTTGGGCGTCACAGGTACcttcgaagttaaaaatcttctGCAGGCGAGTTATTCTGGACAGGATTCCGACGAGGAATCAGCTGCTTCGGCGCGGAATTATTGCGTATAATAAAGAGGCTTTGTGCGCTTTCTATGAGCTGCACTGTGAAGACCCATCTCATATCTTTATTTTCAGTCCTATGATCCAAAACCTGTGGGATAGAATTAAGCAATGGCTGGATATAGACTCACACTGGGCAGTGGACTGTTGTAGCCAAATTCTTGTGGGGGTTACCACATTGTCGGGGAAGATTCAATGTAAAAGGGCTGCAGTTATTTGGGTAACTATATGGTGGTGTATTTGGAAGGTTAGATATAATATCATTTTCAATAATGCGGTTTTTGATGGTGATGAACTATTCTACTCGATCCTTTGGCACTCTTGGTGGTGGCTTGCTATAGAAGCTAAAGATAGAATTAGAA GTTTCCAGTTTTCTCTTGTAAGGGTTGAGTACCCCTAG